Within Dysosmobacter sp. Marseille-Q4140, the genomic segment TGACGGTGGCGGTGGTGGCGCCGGTGATCAGGGAGGGGGTGGCCTCCGGCAGGATCACCCGGGTCACGATCTGAAGGGGAGAGGCGCCCATGGACTCCGCAGCCTCGATGACGCCCCGGTCCACCTCGCGGGCGGAGGCCTCCACCAGCCGGGCCACAAAGGGGAAGGCGGCGATGACCAGGGGCGGAATCATGGCGGGGCTGCCCACAGTGGTGCCGATAATGAGGCGGGTAAGGCCGTTGAGCAGAAAGACCATGATCAAAAAGGGCACGGACCGCAGCAGGTTCACCACGGTGCCGAACACCTTGCTGACGGCGGCGTTGGGCCGCAGGCCGTCGGCGTCGGTCACCGCCAGCAGCAGTCCCAGGGGCAGTCCGATAATGTAGGCGAACAGGGTGGAGAGCACTGTCACGTAAACGGTCTCCCACAGGCCCTGGGCGAACATGATCCAAAATTCAGCACTGAGCATGTTGTGATTCCTCCTCGTAGGTGACGCCGATCTCGTCCAGATAGGACAGCATCCGTCCGGCGGTCACTTCGCTCTCCGGCAGCTGGACCAGCATGTGGCCGTATGCCTTGCCGTCGATGTCCCGGGTGTCGGCGAACCAGATGTTCACCGGCTCCCCGCAGGCCAGCACCATGCCGGCCACCACCGGCTGGTCGGAGGTGGTGCCGTCGAAGGTGATGCGGTAGACCTTGCCCGTGCCGGTGAAGTTCCGGGCGGCCTCGCTGCCGGGGATGATGAGCTGGCGGGCGGCGGAGGTCTTGGGATGGCGGAACACGTCGCTGACGGCGCCGCTCTCCACGATGCGGCTCTCGGAGATGATGGCCACCCGGCCGCAGATCTCCTCGATGACGCTCATCTGGTGGGTGATGACCACCACGGTGACCCCCAGCTTCTGGTTCAGGTCCTTCAAAAGGCCCAGGATGGAGGCGGTGGTGGTGGGGTCCAGGGCGGAGGTGGCCTCGTCGCACAGCAGGACCTTGGGGTCCGTGGCCAGGGCCCGGGCGATGGCCACCCGCTGCTTCTGGCCGCCGGAGAGCTGGGCGGGATAGGCGTCGGCCCGGTCGGCCAGGCCCACCAGGTCCAGAAGCTCCAAGGCGCGGGATTTCTGCCGCGCCTTGGGCAGACCGCTGAGGGACAGGGGCAGGCATACGTTCTGCAAAACCGTCCGCTGCATCAGCAGGTTGAAGCTCTGGAAGATCATGGTGATGGACCGGCGGGCCTGACGCAGCTCGGTCTCCGACAGGGCCGTCATGTCCTTCCCGTCCACGATGACGGTGCCGCTGGTGGGCCGTTCCAGCAGGTTCATGCACCGGACCAGGGTACTCTTGCCGGCGCCGGAGAGGCCGATGATGCCGAAGATCTCCCCCTGGCGGATGTCCAGGCTGATGTCCTCCAGAGCGTGGACAGCGCCTTCGCCCTGGCCGAAGGTCTTGGTGAGATTTCGGATCTGGATGATGGATTCGCTCACGGTATCGAAGCTCCTTTCCAAAATGGGAACTGAGGCGGAAAACAAAAAAGTCCTTGAAGCAGATGCTTCAAGGACGAGCGCGTACGCGCCGTGGTACCACCTTGATTCGCGCGTCTCCTCGCGGAGACGGCCTTTGGAAGTGCCATCACACTTCTGCGCTGTCACGGGCGCTCCCGTCGTGACCTATGCATGC encodes:
- a CDS encoding ABC transporter permease, giving the protein MLSAEFWIMFAQGLWETVYVTVLSTLFAYIIGLPLGLLLAVTDADGLRPNAAVSKVFGTVVNLLRSVPFLIMVFLLNGLTRLIIGTTVGSPAMIPPLVIAAFPFVARLVEASAREVDRGVIEAAESMGASPLQIVTRVILPEATPSLITGATTATVTILGYSAMAGILGGGGLGAIAINYGYYRKESAIMWVAVVLIVVLVQILQGAGNRIAARSDRRIR
- a CDS encoding ATP-binding cassette domain-containing protein, whose amino-acid sequence is MIQIRNLTKTFGQGEGAVHALEDISLDIRQGEIFGIIGLSGAGKSTLVRCMNLLERPTSGTVIVDGKDMTALSETELRQARRSITMIFQSFNLLMQRTVLQNVCLPLSLSGLPKARQKSRALELLDLVGLADRADAYPAQLSGGQKQRVAIARALATDPKVLLCDEATSALDPTTTASILGLLKDLNQKLGVTVVVITHQMSVIEEICGRVAIISESRIVESGAVSDVFRHPKTSAARQLIIPGSEAARNFTGTGKVYRITFDGTTSDQPVVAGMVLACGEPVNIWFADTRDIDGKAYGHMLVQLPESEVTAGRMLSYLDEIGVTYEEESQHAQC